Within the Salinibacterium sp. TMP30 genome, the region GACAGGCATTTGGACTATCGGCACCCTCGACGTCAACGCCCCAGCCGAGACTTTGACTATCACCGCCACGTTCACTGCGACTGTTTCGCTAGTGAACCTGGCTCGGATAAGCTCCACGTTCCCCTTCGACCCTGACCAGACCAACAACAGCGCTTCAGTCATTTTTGCGGCAGCGGGTGATGGCAATCTGCCAGGCGGTATGCTCTCCTCAACCGGATTCTCGGCACTCCCACCGTTGATCGCCGCCACATTCCTGCTTGCGCTCGGTGGTGTGACGCTACTAATCAGCCGTCGCCGCCGCCGCTGATGAATCTGGATTGACAGCACACGTTTAGACGGTCGCACTGAACCAGTGCGGGCTCGATGCTCCCCTCCTGCAACTACCCGCTGTGATGCCGCTGCAAATTCACGCGGGAATCGGCTCAGCGGGCACGTCGGTCAGGTACTTACGCGGGTACGCTCCGGTGCGCACCGGGGATGACACGCGTTGTGCGATAGGTGTCGACGGCAATCACACTGCCAAGGATGACAAGTGAAAGGGCCATGGAGGCGAGCACGTCGCTGGTCCAGTGGTAGCCGAGATAGAGGCGGCTCAGGGCTGTGGCGACTACCAGCAACGTGGCCACTGTGTACGAAACCGCAGCCATGCGGGGGTTGTTGCGCCGCGAGAACACCAAGAAAGTCACGATGAGGAAGAAATCGGCCACACCAAGAACATGACCGGACGGGAATGAGAATGTCATATCGGGGCCATACAGCATGAGGTCCACGGGTGGCCGACTTCGACCAACAACACGGGTGATGATCTGCACGATGATCACCCCGGTGAGAATTCCTGTTGCCAAGAGAAACGGCCGCCATGAATGCTCAGCCCGGACGCCCCAGGTCACGGTCACCGCCAACACGATGATGGGAAGTGCAATGGGTCCGAAAATCTCCGTAACGACCACCATGATCACAGTCAGGGTCTCCGTCTGACCATCCTCAAGCCACGCTTGGATCGCGGTATCCATTGTGGTCAGGAGCTCGGGTTGAAGCACCGACCACCACAGGGTCAGCAGGCTCACAAGCCCGAGGAAGATGAGCGAGCCCGCGACCACATACAGCTTCATTTGTGTCGCGGCTGGCACAATTCGTTCGTCTACAAAGAGTCTCGTATAGAGCCGGGAATGCCGCGAGGTGCTCGATGGTGATGTAGGACTGTTCACGCTCATGTTTAGGCTCCGGCGACCCGCTTGCGTTCCTTCTTCAGGTCATACTCTGGTCGCGGCCAGTCCAACTCCATCTCGCGCAGTTTCGTGATCACAATCTGCTGCACCGCCAGTCGGGCATACCACTTATGGTCGGCAGGAATGACGTACCAGGGCGCGTGATTTGTGGATGTTCGTTCGAGCGCGATTTGGTAGGCCTCCTGCAGCGCCCGCCACCGTTCGCGGTCGTCGACGTCGCTCGGGTTGTACTTCCATAACTTCGAGTTGCGGTGGAGCCGGGCAACCAATCGTTTCTTTTGTTGTTTCTCGCTGATCTGAAGCATCACTTTGATGACGACGATTCCGTTATCGATTGCCGTCTGCTCAAAGGTGTTGATTCTGCCGTACCGTCCTTCGATCGTCTTGGGGTCGGCGAGGTTTTGTACCCGGGCGGCGAGAACGTCCTCATAGTGGGATCGATCGAAGACGCTGACCATTCCTGGTTCCGGGAGGCGTTTGCGCACTCGCCACAGGAACCCGTGACGCTTCTCTTCGTCCGTGGGGGCTGCGAAGCCGTGCACTACTACGCCGGAAGCATTCATACCGGCGAGGGCATGCTTAACGATCCCTCCTTTGCCAGAGCTATCCATCCCCTGCAACACGATCAGCAACGACGCTGTTCCTCCGACCGTGCTGTCGGCAAACAATTTGCCCTGCAACTTACCGAGTGTGCGGCGGTTCTTGCGCAGCATTGCCGTGCCCGACTTTTTCGAGGCCGTGATTCCGGGCGTCGCCGTCGGGTCGACGTCGGCGAGCTGGAACACCGAATCCACCCGAAGAATCTCGCTTGGTTCTTCTGACCACACAGTTTTCGACATAGGTGATGGTATCTCGTAGGGCTGCTCGCATACACTGAGCCTCATGAATGATGCCTCAGTGTCGGGCGCGGCCCGCAGCGCTAAGAACAGCACGCCACTTCGTGGTCTGGCCCGTCTGGGCTTTGCCGTCAACGGCCTCGTACATATTCTCATCGGTTCGTTGGCGATCAGCATCACGATCGGTGCTGGAGGGGGCTCGGCAGATCAGTCCGGCGCGTTTGGTCAGCTGGCGTCAACCCCGGGCGGTGTTTTCCTGCTGTGGACTGTAGTCGTCGGCATGTTCGCTCTCGGTTTATGGCTACTCATTTCGGCTTTTCTTATGCACGGCGGCGATTCCAAAAACAAGTGGAAGCGACGCGCCGCTGAACTCGCGAAGGCGGTGACCTATATTGCGGTCGGAGCCTCGGCGGTGCCCTTCGCGCTCGGCAGCGGATCGAATTCGTCGAGCAGCGCCAGCAGTGCCAGTGCGACGCTATTGTCGTCCCCTGGCGGTGTCTTCGTGTTGATTCTCGCCGGTGTTGTCGTTCTCGGCGTCGGAGCGTATTTCGTGTACAAAGGCGTGACCCAGAAGTTTACCGAAGATATTTCGCTGCCCGCCGAGCCGATGCGGAAGTTCGTGCTCGCCCTCGGCGTTGCGGGGTATGTCGCGAAAGGAATCGCGATCGGTGTTGTAGGAATTCTTCTTATTGCCGCCGCGGTCACTCACGACTCAAGCAAGTCCACCGGCCTTGATGGGGCGCTGAAGAATCTTGCGAGCCTGCCCTACGGCATGGTCATCCTGACTGTGATCGGAGTCGGCTTCATCGCCTACGGACTATATTGCTTCGTCCGGGCCTGGCGCGCGCGACTCTGATTCTCGCTGGCCTCGCGCGATCCGCCCACCCCGGATGCGACGCTCTCCGTCAATTTTTGCGGCTAACGGTGCCGCCACAACAACGGCGACACCGACTCCGAGTAGCAACGCACCGACAGTGTCACTCAACCAGTGCGCTCCCAAGTAGGTGCGGCTGAGCATCATCATCACGGTATAGACGGCACCGGCAATCCATACCCATAGCCGCGGGAACAGTATCGACAGAATGAGGGCCATAGCTGCCGCGTTAGCGACATGGCCCGAGGGGAAAGAGCCGAAGTCCACGTTCACGAGGATGGTGTCGGGCC harbors:
- a CDS encoding phosphatase PAP2 family protein gives rise to the protein MSVNSPTSPSSTSRHSRLYTRLFVDERIVPAATQMKLYVVAGSLIFLGLVSLLTLWWSVLQPELLTTMDTAIQAWLEDGQTETLTVIMVVVTEIFGPIALPIIVLAVTVTWGVRAEHSWRPFLLATGILTGVIIVQIITRVVGRSRPPVDLMLYGPDMTFSFPSGHVLGVADFFLIVTFLVFSRRNNPRMAAVSYTVATLLVVATALSRLYLGYHWTSDVLASMALSLVILGSVIAVDTYRTTRVIPGAHRSVPA
- a CDS encoding PPK2 family polyphosphate kinase — protein: MSKTVWSEEPSEILRVDSVFQLADVDPTATPGITASKKSGTAMLRKNRRTLGKLQGKLFADSTVGGTASLLIVLQGMDSSGKGGIVKHALAGMNASGVVVHGFAAPTDEEKRHGFLWRVRKRLPEPGMVSVFDRSHYEDVLAARVQNLADPKTIEGRYGRINTFEQTAIDNGIVVIKVMLQISEKQQKKRLVARLHRNSKLWKYNPSDVDDRERWRALQEAYQIALERTSTNHAPWYVIPADHKWYARLAVQQIVITKLREMELDWPRPEYDLKKERKRVAGA
- a CDS encoding DUF1206 domain-containing protein, encoding MNDASVSGAARSAKNSTPLRGLARLGFAVNGLVHILIGSLAISITIGAGGGSADQSGAFGQLASTPGGVFLLWTVVVGMFALGLWLLISAFLMHGGDSKNKWKRRAAELAKAVTYIAVGASAVPFALGSGSNSSSSASSASATLLSSPGGVFVLILAGVVVLGVGAYFVYKGVTQKFTEDISLPAEPMRKFVLALGVAGYVAKGIAIGVVGILLIAAAVTHDSSKSTGLDGALKNLASLPYGMVILTVIGVGFIAYGLYCFVRAWRARL